The proteins below are encoded in one region of Buttiauxella gaviniae:
- a CDS encoding MGMT family protein: MDTQDSFPQRVYQIIAAIPEGHVTTYGDVAHLAGSPRAARQVGGVLKRLPEGSKLPWHRVVNRHGQISLTGPDLQRQRQALLSEGIVVSGDGHIDMERYRWNY; this comes from the coding sequence ATGGATACCCAAGACTCATTTCCACAGCGGGTTTATCAGATTATTGCCGCGATTCCTGAAGGCCATGTCACGACATATGGTGACGTTGCGCATCTGGCAGGTTCACCTCGCGCAGCAAGGCAAGTGGGCGGCGTACTCAAGCGTTTACCGGAGGGGAGCAAATTACCGTGGCATCGCGTAGTAAATCGTCATGGTCAGATTTCCTTGACGGGGCCCGATTTACAACGCCAGCGGCAAGCCTTGCTTTCAGAAGGAATTGTGGTTTCTGGCGACGGGCATATTGATATGGAACGTTATCGCTGGAATTACTAA
- a CDS encoding PLP-dependent aminotransferase family protein, producing MAQRRTGSASLVKLLGNWHQDLPRTPVYRQLADGLRLLILDGRLPLDSRLPGERELAAALGVSRTTVATALAQLRDEGYLASRQGSGSVTILPEGGQKVSPLPGRATTLDLSTAALTAGPEIHQAYASALIALPEYLGSTGYDQQGLPELRQVIAKRYAARGLPTSADQIMIVNGALSGFGLILRMLTGPGDRVVIDHPTYPMALTAIKGASCRAVPVSLTEQGWDPEGLAATIAQTSPRLAYLLADFHNPSGRCMDAATRQTIADIAARTRTTIVADETMVDLWYDTPPPPPLAAFDNDERVITLGSAGKTFWGGLRIGWIRASTRTIASLIQTRDSLDLGSPLLEQLAAINLFNEAENFLPQRREMLRQQRDACGEAIRELFPDWKITIVPQGGLSWWIELPKPLATVFAASAESIGIRIGAGPRFGSEGAFERYLRLPFTLEPTQMRAALERLKPLWENLVQAGNEYARKAVV from the coding sequence ATGGCACAGCGCAGAACGGGTTCAGCTTCTCTGGTAAAACTGCTGGGAAACTGGCATCAGGATTTACCGCGTACGCCGGTTTATCGGCAACTGGCGGATGGTTTGCGGTTATTGATTTTGGATGGACGCCTGCCGCTTGATAGCCGCCTGCCGGGTGAACGTGAATTAGCTGCGGCGCTGGGCGTGAGCCGCACGACTGTCGCCACCGCACTGGCACAACTGCGGGATGAGGGTTATCTCGCCAGCCGACAAGGGTCGGGCTCGGTCACTATTTTGCCGGAAGGTGGGCAAAAAGTGTCTCCTCTGCCGGGCCGCGCAACGACGCTGGATCTCTCAACCGCCGCGCTCACCGCCGGGCCAGAAATTCATCAGGCTTACGCCAGCGCGCTGATTGCTTTGCCAGAGTATTTGGGTAGCACCGGATACGACCAGCAGGGTTTGCCGGAACTGCGCCAGGTTATCGCAAAGCGTTACGCAGCCCGTGGTTTGCCGACGAGCGCCGATCAGATAATGATCGTGAATGGCGCGCTCAGCGGCTTCGGCCTGATTCTGCGTATGCTGACGGGGCCCGGCGATCGCGTGGTGATCGACCATCCCACTTACCCGATGGCGCTCACCGCCATTAAGGGCGCGTCATGTCGTGCTGTTCCCGTAAGCCTGACGGAACAAGGCTGGGATCCCGAAGGCCTGGCGGCAACGATCGCGCAAACTTCACCGCGCCTGGCCTATCTTCTTGCCGATTTTCATAATCCGAGCGGGCGCTGTATGGATGCAGCCACACGCCAGACCATTGCGGATATCGCCGCCCGCACCCGCACCACGATTGTTGCCGATGAAACGATGGTCGATTTGTGGTACGACACCCCGCCCCCACCGCCTCTGGCTGCTTTCGATAACGACGAACGGGTGATAACTCTGGGTTCCGCCGGGAAAACATTCTGGGGTGGTTTACGTATCGGATGGATTCGCGCCAGCACGCGCACGATAGCCTCACTCATTCAGACCAGGGATTCGTTAGACCTCGGCTCGCCGCTGCTCGAACAACTTGCCGCTATCAATTTGTTTAATGAAGCTGAAAATTTTCTGCCTCAGCGCCGCGAAATGCTTCGCCAGCAACGGGATGCCTGCGGGGAAGCGATACGAGAATTATTCCCGGACTGGAAAATCACGATAGTGCCGCAAGGAGGGCTATCCTGGTGGATTGAGTTACCAAAACCTCTGGCGACGGTATTTGCCGCAAGCGCAGAATCGATTGGTATCCGCATTGGCGCTGGCCCGCGGTTTGGGTCTGAAGGGGCATTTGAGCGTTATTTGAGATTGCCGTTTACGCTTGAACCGACGCAAATGCGCGCCGCCCTGGAGCGATTGAAACCGCTTTGGGAAAATTTGGTGCAAGCCGGAAATGAATATGCGAGAAAAGCGGTTGTTTAG
- a CDS encoding YczE/YyaS/YitT family protein: MARRLLQLYTGLVLYGVSTAMFVRANLGADPWNVFHLGVARIFSLNIGMVMILVGALVLLLWIPLRQKPGLGTISNVIVLGLAADAALALMPPLESLVARSFLLFCAILVNAIATGMYIGAGFGSGPRDGLMTGINARTGWSVRSVRTAIEVTVLLAGWLMGGTFGVGTVLYALAIGPLIQFFLPWFRIQKQAQKNLVEPTIVP, encoded by the coding sequence ATCGCTCGTCGCTTGCTGCAACTCTACACCGGGCTTGTGCTATACGGTGTTTCCACGGCTATGTTTGTGCGTGCCAATTTAGGTGCCGATCCCTGGAATGTGTTCCACCTTGGCGTTGCGCGGATATTCTCTTTGAATATTGGCATGGTGATGATTTTGGTTGGGGCGCTGGTGCTTTTGCTGTGGATCCCGCTGCGCCAGAAACCCGGTCTTGGCACGATAAGCAATGTTATTGTGCTGGGTCTTGCCGCCGATGCCGCGTTGGCGTTAATGCCGCCGCTTGAGTCGCTGGTTGCCCGCAGCTTCTTGTTATTCTGCGCAATTTTAGTGAATGCGATCGCGACCGGGATGTACATCGGGGCGGGTTTTGGCTCCGGCCCGCGTGACGGTTTAATGACCGGCATTAACGCCCGTACCGGCTGGTCAGTGCGCAGCGTGCGCACGGCGATTGAAGTCACGGTCTTACTGGCCGGTTGGTTGATGGGCGGCACATTTGGCGTGGGTACGGTGCTTTACGCGCTGGCTATTGGCCCGCTGATTCAGTTCTTTTTACCCTGGTTCCGCATTCAAAAACAGGCACAAAAAAACCTGGTTGAACCGACAATCGTGCCCTAA
- a CDS encoding GNAT family N-acetyltransferase: MMNSTVISKAAAHWSSHQLADILSYCFEGYLVSFTIDGETFASRFGAEDISLNDSKVWVQDGEPKALAVITRRGQSSRLGAFAIRPELRGQGLGKQFMRQLIDEARARGDRNMWLEVIVGNDSGQALYERMGFVCQQTLVGFHATGSTQFRETGELLEIDPLTMAKKMLVDTHLRLPWLSTAETLYKLPGKAFVLNDVAYAMIIPVPHSRQFRLRMLYVDPAARGRGHAKELLIQLQERFPGLSTATAIPEQIAPLFLSSGYRQDPVTQYEMLLKF; this comes from the coding sequence ATGATGAACAGCACGGTCATCAGTAAAGCGGCGGCGCACTGGAGTAGTCATCAGCTAGCGGACATTCTCTCTTACTGTTTTGAAGGATATCTGGTTTCGTTCACCATTGATGGCGAAACGTTTGCCTCGCGTTTTGGGGCTGAAGACATCAGTCTTAATGACAGTAAAGTCTGGGTGCAGGACGGGGAGCCGAAAGCGCTGGCGGTTATCACCCGTCGGGGGCAAAGCAGCCGCCTGGGCGCGTTTGCGATTCGTCCGGAATTGCGCGGGCAGGGATTGGGTAAACAGTTTATGCGCCAGCTCATTGATGAAGCGCGTGCGCGTGGCGACCGAAATATGTGGCTGGAAGTGATTGTCGGGAACGATAGCGGGCAGGCGCTGTATGAGCGGATGGGATTTGTTTGCCAGCAGACGCTGGTTGGGTTTCATGCCACGGGCTCTACGCAGTTTCGTGAAACCGGCGAACTGCTGGAAATCGACCCGCTCACTATGGCTAAAAAAATGCTGGTCGATACCCATTTGCGGCTACCGTGGTTAAGTACGGCTGAAACCCTCTATAAACTACCGGGCAAAGCGTTTGTGCTTAATGATGTGGCTTACGCGATGATTATTCCGGTTCCTCATTCCCGGCAATTCCGGTTGCGCATGTTGTATGTTGATCCTGCGGCCCGTGGCAGAGGTCATGCCAAAGAGCTGCTTATCCAGTTGCAAGAACGCTTCCCCGGCCTTTCAACCGCTACGGCAATTCCTGAACAGATCGCGCCCCTTTTTCTGAGTAGCGGCTACCGTCAGGATCCCGTTACGCAATATGAAATGCTGCTTAAATTCTAA
- a CDS encoding DUF1428 domain-containing protein: MNYVDGFVVAVPAENKEAYKQLAAKAAPLFKEFGALRVVECWANDVPDGKLTDFRMAVKAEENEEVVFSWIEYPSKEVRDEANAKMMSDPRMKEFGESMPFDGKRMIYGGFAPILDE, encoded by the coding sequence ATGAACTACGTTGATGGTTTTGTGGTTGCTGTACCGGCAGAAAATAAAGAGGCATATAAGCAGTTGGCTGCGAAAGCGGCACCGTTGTTTAAAGAATTTGGTGCATTACGCGTCGTGGAGTGCTGGGCGAATGATGTGCCCGACGGGAAGCTCACCGATTTTCGTATGGCGGTAAAAGCCGAAGAAAATGAAGAGGTTGTCTTTAGCTGGATTGAATATCCGTCAAAAGAAGTGCGTGACGAGGCTAATGCCAAAATGATGTCTGACCCGCGCATGAAAGAGTTTGGCGAATCCATGCCGTTTGATGGCAAACGCATGATTTATGGCGGCTTTGCGCCAATTCTGGATGAATGA
- the norW gene encoding NADH:flavorubredoxin reductase NorW, giving the protein MNHGIVIIGSGFAARQLVKNIRKHDAQVPVRMIAADSMDEYNKPDLSHVISLNQRAEDLTRQRAGEFAEQFNLTLNANTWVSDINPRERVVKCGEQQFSYDKLVLATGSSALLPPIPGKELMLTLNSQQEYLACESSLRDAKRVMILGGGLIGTELAMDFCRAGKQVIVVDNSSSLLASLMPAEVSSRLQHRLNQMGVELLFNQRLESLAKTQQGVSATLSNGRIVEVDAVVAAIGLRPNVGLAQHAGLSVNRGIQVNRQLQSSDENIYALGDCAEIDGKVLPFLQPIQFSAMTLAKNLLGAADGLALPAMLVKVKTPELPLHLAGETQRADLSWQITADPQGLIAKGFDEAQQLRGFIVSEAHMKLAFGLLRELVL; this is encoded by the coding sequence ATGAATCATGGCATTGTAATCATTGGCTCGGGCTTCGCCGCCCGCCAGTTGGTGAAAAACATCCGTAAACATGACGCCCAGGTTCCTGTGCGCATGATTGCCGCTGATAGCATGGATGAGTACAACAAGCCCGATCTCAGCCACGTTATCAGCCTTAATCAACGTGCAGAAGACCTCACCCGGCAGCGTGCCGGGGAGTTTGCTGAACAGTTTAATCTGACGCTAAACGCCAATACCTGGGTGTCGGACATCAACCCACGTGAACGCGTGGTTAAATGTGGCGAACAGCAGTTCTCCTACGACAAACTGGTTCTGGCAACCGGCTCAAGCGCTCTGCTTCCGCCAATCCCAGGCAAAGAGCTGATGCTGACGCTAAACAGCCAGCAGGAGTACCTGGCCTGTGAATCGTCACTGCGTGATGCGAAGCGCGTGATGATTTTAGGTGGCGGCCTGATTGGTACGGAGCTGGCGATGGACTTCTGCCGCGCGGGTAAACAGGTGATTGTGGTGGATAACTCCTCAAGCCTGCTCGCCTCGCTGATGCCTGCAGAGGTGAGCAGTCGCCTTCAGCATCGCCTGAATCAAATGGGCGTCGAGCTGCTGTTTAATCAGCGCCTTGAGTCCCTGGCTAAAACGCAACAGGGCGTCAGCGCAACTCTGAGCAACGGACGAATTGTTGAAGTTGATGCGGTGGTTGCGGCTATCGGCCTGCGTCCAAACGTTGGGCTGGCGCAGCATGCCGGGCTTTCGGTGAATCGCGGTATTCAGGTTAACCGTCAGTTGCAGTCGTCGGATGAAAATATCTACGCATTAGGCGATTGCGCAGAAATCGACGGCAAAGTGCTGCCGTTCCTGCAGCCGATTCAGTTTAGTGCCATGACGCTTGCTAAAAATCTACTCGGTGCCGCCGATGGTCTGGCACTTCCAGCAATGCTGGTCAAGGTGAAAACCCCTGAACTGCCGTTGCATCTGGCAGGCGAAACGCAGCGCGCGGATTTAAGCTGGCAAATCACCGCAGATCCGCAGGGTCTGATTGCTAAAGGTTTTGATGAAGCACAGCAGTTGCGGGGATTTATTGTCAGTGAAGCGCATATGAAACTGGCGTTTGGTTTGCTGCGGGAATTAGTGCTGTAG
- the norV gene encoding anaerobic nitric oxide reductase flavorubredoxin gives MAILVKNNIQWVGQRDWEVRDFHGTEYKTLRGSSYNSYLIQEEKNVLIDTVDHKFSREFVQNLAREIDLNKIDYIIINHAEEDHAGALSELMSHIPNTPIYCTANGVDSINGHHHHPEWNFNVVKTGDSLDIGNGKQLIFVETPMLHWPDSMMTYMTGDAVLFSNDAFGQHYCDEHLFNDEVDQGELFEQCQRYYANILTPFSRLVTPKITEILGFNLPVDMIATSHGVVWRENPTQIVELYLKWAADYQEDRITIFYDTMSNNTRMMADAIAQGITEVDPRVAVKIFNVARSDKNEVLTNVFRSKGVLVGTSTMNNVMMPKIAGLVEEMTGLRFRNKRGSAFGSHGWSGGAVDRLSTRLQDAGFEMSLSLKAKWRPDGDALEICRAHGREIARQWALTPLPAATVEAAAPQETVAEVKTCADFGPSMQCSVCQWIYDPKTGEPMQDVAPGTPWSDVPDNFLCPECSLGKDVFDVLATEAK, from the coding sequence ATGGCTATTTTAGTTAAAAACAACATTCAATGGGTTGGTCAACGTGACTGGGAAGTACGCGATTTTCACGGTACCGAATACAAAACATTGCGCGGAAGCAGCTATAACAGCTATTTGATTCAGGAAGAAAAAAATGTGCTGATCGACACCGTCGATCATAAATTTAGCCGCGAGTTTGTTCAGAACCTGGCACGTGAAATCGATCTGAACAAAATCGATTACATCATCATCAACCATGCGGAAGAAGACCACGCGGGTGCGCTTTCCGAGCTGATGTCCCACATTCCGAACACACCCATTTACTGCACCGCAAACGGCGTGGATTCTATCAACGGTCACCACCACCATCCAGAATGGAACTTCAACGTGGTGAAAACCGGTGACAGCCTGGACATCGGTAACGGTAAACAACTGATCTTCGTTGAAACCCCAATGCTGCACTGGCCTGACAGCATGATGACTTACATGACCGGCGACGCAGTACTGTTCAGTAACGACGCCTTTGGTCAGCACTACTGCGACGAACACCTGTTTAATGACGAAGTGGATCAGGGCGAACTGTTCGAACAGTGCCAACGCTATTACGCCAACATTCTGACACCGTTCAGCCGCCTGGTAACGCCAAAAATTACCGAAATCCTCGGTTTTAATCTGCCAGTGGATATGATTGCCACCTCTCACGGTGTGGTATGGCGCGAAAACCCAACGCAAATCGTTGAACTGTATCTGAAATGGGCTGCGGATTATCAGGAAGATCGCATCACGATTTTCTACGACACCATGTCCAACAACACCCGCATGATGGCGGACGCCATCGCGCAGGGCATCACCGAAGTTGATCCACGTGTCGCGGTGAAAATCTTTAACGTCGCCCGCAGCGATAAAAACGAAGTTCTGACCAACGTATTCCGCTCTAAAGGCGTGCTGGTAGGTACTTCAACCATGAATAACGTGATGATGCCGAAAATTGCTGGTCTGGTTGAAGAGATGACCGGCCTGCGTTTTCGCAACAAACGCGGTAGCGCATTTGGTTCCCACGGCTGGAGCGGCGGGGCGGTAGACCGTTTGTCTACACGTTTGCAAGATGCTGGCTTTGAAATGTCTCTGAGCCTGAAAGCCAAATGGCGTCCGGATGGCGACGCGCTGGAAATCTGCCGCGCGCACGGTCGTGAAATTGCTCGCCAATGGGCTCTGACACCGCTGCCAGCGGCAACGGTGGAAGCAGCAGCACCTCAGGAAACCGTTGCAGAAGTTAAAACCTGCGCAGACTTTGGTCCAAGCATGCAGTGCAGCGTTTGCCAGTGGATCTACGATCCAAAAACCGGCGAACCTATGCAAGATGTAGCACCTGGCACACCGTGGAGCGACGTACCTGATAATTTCCTGTGCCCGGAATGCTCACTCGGTAAAGACGTATTTGACGTGTTGGCTACGGAGGCAAAATGA
- the norR gene encoding nitric oxide reductase transcriptional regulator NorR, with protein MSLSITSLANIAIDLQSGISHQDRFARLIRTLRQLLGSDATALLRYESRQFRPLAIDGLAADVLGRRFDLDEHPRLEAIARAGDVVRFPAQSELPDPYDGLIPDHTDLKVHACLGLPLFADQNLIGALTVDGMDPAQFDHFSDEELRLISVLAAGALNNALLMEQLENQTSAVTAAPIMAKTGSGEMVGLSAGIMQLKKEIEIVAGSDLNVLITGETGVGKELVARAIHSGSARGANPLVYLNCAALPESVAESELFGHVKGAFTGAIHHRTGKFEMADNGTLFLDEIGELPLTLQAKLLRVLQYGDIQRVGDDSSQRVNVRVLAATNRDLKQHVLAGEFRADLFHRLSVFPLHVPPLRERGDDIILLAGFFCEQSRVKMGLKQVSLSDGARELLRRYDWPGNIRELEHALYRATVLARSGKPDGEIWLQPQHFQLAEADVKPANPNQQDAPLPLIDNLRIATDDFQRQIITRALADNNGNWAATARQLQLDVANLHRLAKRLAVK; from the coding sequence ATGAGTCTTTCAATTACCTCCCTTGCCAATATTGCCATTGACCTGCAAAGCGGTATTTCTCATCAGGACCGATTTGCCCGTTTGATACGTACGCTGCGCCAGCTTTTAGGCAGCGACGCTACGGCGTTACTGCGTTATGAATCGCGTCAGTTTCGCCCGCTGGCTATAGATGGCCTGGCGGCCGATGTGCTGGGGCGGCGTTTTGATCTCGACGAACATCCGCGCCTGGAAGCCATTGCTCGTGCGGGGGACGTGGTGCGGTTCCCGGCGCAGAGTGAATTGCCCGATCCTTACGATGGCCTGATCCCCGACCATACCGATCTGAAAGTCCATGCCTGCCTGGGCCTGCCACTGTTTGCCGATCAGAACCTGATCGGGGCGCTCACGGTGGATGGTATGGACCCCGCGCAGTTCGACCATTTCAGTGATGAAGAATTGCGGTTAATCAGCGTATTAGCTGCGGGGGCGCTAAATAATGCCTTGCTAATGGAACAGCTCGAGAATCAAACCTCTGCGGTTACTGCCGCACCGATCATGGCCAAAACAGGCAGCGGCGAAATGGTCGGGTTGTCTGCGGGAATTATGCAGCTCAAGAAAGAGATAGAAATTGTTGCGGGTTCCGATCTGAACGTGCTGATCACCGGGGAAACCGGCGTGGGCAAAGAGCTGGTGGCGCGTGCGATTCACAGTGGTTCGGCCCGTGGGGCAAATCCGCTGGTCTATCTAAACTGCGCAGCACTACCGGAAAGCGTGGCGGAGAGCGAACTGTTTGGCCACGTAAAAGGGGCATTTACCGGCGCGATTCACCACCGAACCGGAAAGTTTGAAATGGCGGATAACGGCACACTCTTTTTGGATGAAATAGGGGAGTTGCCTTTAACCCTGCAAGCCAAACTGCTGCGGGTTTTGCAGTATGGCGATATTCAGCGTGTGGGCGATGACAGCAGCCAGCGTGTAAATGTCCGCGTGCTGGCGGCGACAAACCGCGATCTTAAACAGCACGTGCTGGCTGGCGAATTTCGCGCCGATTTATTCCACCGTTTAAGTGTATTTCCGCTGCACGTCCCGCCGTTGCGCGAGCGTGGGGATGACATCATCTTACTGGCTGGCTTTTTTTGCGAACAAAGCCGCGTAAAAATGGGTTTGAAGCAGGTTTCTTTGAGCGATGGCGCACGGGAATTACTGCGTCGTTACGACTGGCCGGGTAATATTCGCGAGCTGGAACATGCGCTTTATCGCGCCACGGTACTGGCTCGTTCAGGAAAGCCGGATGGCGAAATTTGGCTTCAGCCGCAACATTTCCAGCTCGCGGAAGCAGACGTTAAACCTGCGAATCCAAACCAGCAGGACGCCCCGCTGCCGTTAATTGATAATTTGCGTATCGCCACCGATGATTTCCAGCGCCAGATAATTACCCGCGCGCTAGCGGACAACAATGGAAACTGGGCGGCAACCGCGCGGCAGTTGCAACTTGATGTCGCGAATTTGCACCGCCTCGCCAAACGGTTGGCGGTGAAATAG
- a CDS encoding EAL domain-containing protein, translating into MTSRKLVNLVSGVLVVAVLLPILLSVYFAHRKAEQVFHDELGEFAEQALQRTGEVVDQAIFAIDDINRFKDDTCSPAHAEAMHRVALEYRYVQEVMFQQNNRILCSSLETFTHNETLGKPDRYGPHGFNAWYSTPLLRGFPRKMVYVGKQNHLALLDPISFIDVLPWGNYTLNIVMVGLNKKLIIVSNNQYVSEEWREPLEQGLEEFESDNNLYVIRRDNDLGLAMIVWASTTPLTTAWYQQLFIWLPVGLLISLAFGGFLIRILRRLLSPQNRLMDAIKNREISVVYQPIVQLQNSKCVGAEALIRWQQQDGSMLSPDVFIPLAEQTGLVTQLTELVIELIFLELGEWLHQHPDFHISVNLGARDVHSLHILEVIAPYLTRYSVKPGQIALEITERGFADPKITAPMIAQYREAGHPVYIDDFGTGYSSLSYLQDLDIDILKIDKSFVDALEYKNVTPHIIEMANSLGVLMVAEGIETPGQATWLRKQGVQYGQGWLFSKALAKQEFIAWVANDRRSGLKAQNKP; encoded by the coding sequence ATGACATCCCGAAAACTCGTCAACCTGGTCAGCGGTGTACTTGTGGTAGCAGTTTTACTGCCCATTTTATTAAGCGTCTATTTTGCGCACCGCAAGGCCGAACAGGTATTTCATGACGAACTCGGAGAGTTTGCCGAGCAAGCTCTGCAGCGCACTGGGGAAGTTGTCGATCAGGCTATTTTCGCCATTGATGATATTAACCGGTTTAAAGATGATACCTGCTCACCTGCGCACGCTGAAGCGATGCACCGCGTGGCGCTTGAATATCGCTATGTGCAGGAAGTGATGTTCCAGCAAAATAACCGCATTCTTTGTAGTTCGCTGGAAACATTTACCCACAACGAAACACTTGGTAAGCCTGACAGGTACGGCCCACATGGTTTTAATGCATGGTATAGCACACCTCTGCTGCGCGGTTTTCCACGCAAAATGGTCTATGTCGGCAAACAAAACCATCTCGCCCTGCTCGATCCAATATCATTTATCGATGTGCTCCCCTGGGGGAATTACACGCTCAATATTGTTATGGTCGGTCTGAATAAGAAACTGATTATCGTCAGCAATAATCAGTATGTTTCTGAAGAGTGGCGCGAGCCGCTGGAGCAAGGTTTAGAAGAGTTTGAAAGCGACAATAATCTCTACGTTATTCGTCGAGACAATGACCTTGGCCTGGCAATGATTGTCTGGGCCTCTACCACGCCATTGACGACGGCCTGGTATCAACAATTATTTATTTGGCTACCGGTTGGTCTGCTGATAAGCCTCGCATTTGGTGGATTTTTAATTCGTATCCTGCGCAGGCTGTTATCGCCGCAAAATCGTTTAATGGATGCGATCAAAAATCGTGAAATCAGTGTGGTCTATCAACCCATCGTGCAACTGCAAAATAGCAAATGCGTCGGCGCTGAAGCCTTAATCCGCTGGCAGCAACAAGATGGTTCCATGCTCAGTCCGGACGTGTTTATTCCTTTAGCGGAGCAAACGGGGCTGGTCACGCAATTAACTGAACTGGTCATTGAGCTTATTTTCCTTGAGCTAGGCGAGTGGCTTCACCAGCACCCAGACTTCCATATTTCGGTTAATCTTGGTGCACGTGATGTGCACAGCCTGCATATTCTTGAAGTCATTGCGCCTTATCTGACCCGTTATTCCGTTAAACCGGGACAAATCGCCTTAGAAATTACCGAACGCGGTTTCGCCGATCCTAAAATCACCGCTCCGATGATCGCGCAATATCGTGAAGCCGGGCATCCCGTCTACATCGATGATTTTGGTACGGGTTATTCAAGCCTCAGCTATTTGCAGGATCTGGACATTGATATTCTTAAAATCGACAAGTCGTTCGTCGATGCGCTCGAATATAAAAACGTTACGCCGCACATTATTGAAATGGCAAATTCGCTGGGTGTTTTAATGGTGGCCGAAGGCATTGAAACGCCCGGCCAGGCCACATGGCTGCGTAAGCAAGGCGTGCAGTACGGCCAGGGCTGGCTTTTCAGTAAGGCCCTGGCAAAACAGGAGTTTATAGCGTGGGTGGCGAATGACCGCCGTTCGGGATTAAAAGCGCAAAATAAACCCTGA